A window of the Nyctibius grandis isolate bNycGra1 chromosome 9, bNycGra1.pri, whole genome shotgun sequence genome harbors these coding sequences:
- the LOC137667264 gene encoding leucine-zipper-like transcriptional regulator 1, with translation MKGTTARCAWKCAPQKQPSPCDRYKHACIICRGFVYLYGGRSTTSLGDFWRYNIVRNEWEMLDCSRDGPEELEEHSMVAYKGTLCIFGGMVDSAFTQAKTPLWMYDIDAARWTKCCNVPAETESSAPTNRKGHSAVVYQASMYIYGGYFGIRGISQEFWTYHFDTRKWLCVSSPSHNSGPGPRHGHSAVVYRSGMYLFGGLMGLSEQKDLWKWDFVSSGWSNIRTSQGPPPVVGHASVVFKDSMLIFGGGISNSSPNDDLWKYHFHTQTWRKLSSTTKANFSPKMYHCIVGIGVDFQATSDFPSTFPSHWKRKQKDHHQVVTIPKHTRFCNSFRPQPAHRALGKEDGSAMEMKTFSLPLEPGGFRAFQTTSEAELDPNRAPSTWPKDTSLPLFASSEKETSAAAQVGGEEGTDCQHAPAACEVSSDTSVLLLIGGKPLSTFSELSFWQMEFDTL, from the exons ATGAAAGGAACAACTGCACGCTGTGCTTGGAAATGTGCACCCCAAAAGCAGCCCTCTCCCTGCGATCGATACAAACACGCCTGCATTATTTGCAGAGGGTTTGTGTATCTCTATGGAGGGAGGAGCACCACCAGCCTTGGGGATTTTTGGCGATACAACATAG TGAGAAATGAATGGGAAATGCTGGATTGCTCAAGAGATGGTCCAGAAGAACTGGAAGAACATTCAATGGTGGCTTATAAG GGCACCCTGTGTATTTTTGGTGGCATGGTGGATTCTGCTTTCACACAAGCGAAAACTCCTCTCTGGATGTATGACATTG ATGCTGCAAGATGGACAAAGTGCTGTAACGTACCAGCAGAGACTGAG AGCTCGGCACCGACTAACAGGAAAGGTCACAGCGCAGTAGTGTACCAGGCCAGCATGTACATCTACGGGGGATACTTTGGCATCAGGGGCATTTCACAGGAGTTTTGGACTTACCATTTTG ataCCAGAAAATGGTTGTGTGTTTCCAGCCCATCTCACAACTCTGGCCCAGGACCACGGCACGGCCATTCAGCGGTGGTTTATCGCTCAGGCATGTACCTCTTCGGAGGACTGATGGGGCTGAGTGAACAGAAGGACTTGTGGAAGTGGGACTTTGTAAGCAGCGGCTGGTCCAACATCAGAACAAG CCAAGGACCTCCTCCAGTGGTAGGTCATGCTTCAGTAGTCTTCAAAGACTCTATGCTGATTTTTGGTGGAGGGATTTCAAATTCCAGCCCTAACGACGACCTCTGGAAGTATCATTTCCACACGCAGACGTGGAGGAAGCTAAGTAGTACTACAAAGGCAAACTTTTCTCCTAAAATGTATCACTGCATCGTAGGAATTGGTGTTGATTTCCAAGCTACCTCAGATTTCCCTAGTACATTCCCCAGCCACtggaagaggaagcagaaggaCCATCACCAGGTGGTGACCATCCCGAAGCACACTCGCTTCTGCAACTCCTTCCGCCCACAGCCCGCGCACCGAGCGCTCGGCAAGGAGGACGGCAGCGCCATGGAAATGAAAACCTTCAGCTTGCCCCTGGAGCCAGGGGGCTTTCGTGCGTTTCAAACCACTTCAGAGGCAGAACTAGACCCAAACAGAGCACCGAGCACTTGGCCAAAGGACACGTCTCTCCCTCTGTTTGcctcttcagaaaaagagaCTTCGGCTGCTGCTCAGgttgggggagaggagggaaccGACTGCCAGCACGCGCCCGCAGCGTGCGAGGTCAGCAGTGATACCAGCGTGCTGCTGCTCATTGGGGGGAAACCTTTGTCCACCTTCTCTGAGCTCTCCTTCTGGCAAATGGAGTTTGATACCTTGTGA